In one Culex quinquefasciatus strain JHB chromosome 2, VPISU_Cqui_1.0_pri_paternal, whole genome shotgun sequence genomic region, the following are encoded:
- the LOC6043544 gene encoding somatostatin receptor type 2, with amino-acid sequence MDSNLSTYFLGGSELFGEGNSTMLEGLEGSTLEGNESLFRSNFTCPLTDMPTTYTLFMVLYAVVCLVGLMGNTLVIYVVLRFSNMQTVTNMYILNLAIADECFLIGIPFLIATMHMKQWVFGGAMCKAYMVSTSITQFTSSIFLFIMSADRYIAICHHISSPKYRTPLVSRVVSALAWLASAIIMLPIMIYGDIIEVMPNYYSCQIVWPETHEHMQGYTFTLYSLILGFVIPLCFIMTFYCLVIRKLRNVGPKTTNKSRGKRRSHRKVTKLVLTVITVYILCWLPYWISQIAIINSPFGTCSSRLDIILFLLVGCLGYINSAINPILYAYLSENFKKSFLKACTCAARAEVNAQLKLENSVMPKRSRTRTNSDTTQLTTSKVQHRLLIDPTTTATTTTTAASTVSSRNPSPPVIPRNPQNNNNNNNHVNGGTSGNAAKNCNNETQAAPAAGVTKNNLGELVQLS; translated from the coding sequence atgGATAGCAATCTGTCGACGTACTTCCTGGGCGGAAGTGAGCTGTTTGGCGAGGGCAACAGCACGATGCTGGAAGGTTTGGAGGGGTCGACACTGGAGGGGAACGAGAGTTTGTTTCGGTCAAACTTTACCTGTCCACTGACGGATATGCCGACCACGTACACACTGTTCATGGTGTTGTACGCCGTGGTGTGTCTGGTTGGTTTGATGGGCAATACGCTGGTGATCTACGTGGTGCTGCGATTCTCCAACATGCAAACGGTGACCAATATGTACATCCTGAACCTGGCGATTGCGGACGAGTGCTTCCTGATTGGTATACCGTTCTTGATTGCCACGATGCACATGAAGCAGTGGGTGTTTGGCGGTGCCATGTGCAAAGCTTACATGGTGAGCACGTCGATTACGCAGTTCACTTCGTCCATATTTCTGTTCATCATGTCCGCGGACCGATACATCGCCATCTGCCACCACATCTCGTCGCCCAAGTACCGAACTCCGCTGGTGTCCCGCGTGGTGTCCGCACTGGCCTGGCTGGCGTCGGCCATCATCATGCTACCGATAATGATATACGGTGACATCATCGAAGTTATGCCCAATTATTACTCCTGCCAAATTGTGTGGCCAGAAACGCACGAACACATGCAAGGGTACACCTTCACGCTGTACTCGCTCATTCTGGGCTTCGTGATCCCGCTGTGCTTCATAATGACATTCTACTGTCTGGTGATACGGAAACTGCGCAACGTGGGCCCTAAAACCACGAACAAATCACGCGGAAAACGACGCTCCCACCGGAAAGTGACCAAGCTGGTCCTCACGGTCATAACCGTGTACATCCTCTGCTGGCTGCCCTACTGGATCTCCCAGATAGCGATTATCAACTCCCCGTTCGGCACGTGCAGCTCCCGGCTCGACATCATCCTCTTCCTGCTGGTGGGCTGCCTCGGTTACATCAACTCGGCCATCAATCCGATCCTGTACGCGTACCTTAGCGAAAACTTCAAAAAGAGCTTCCTCAAAGCGTGCACTTGTGCCGCACGTGCCGAGGTCAACGCACAGCTCAAGCTCGAAAACAGCGTAATGCCCAAGCGGTCCCGCACCCGGACCAACTCCGACACAACCCAGCTGACCACGTCCAAGGTTCAGCACCGACTCCTCATCGATCCGACCACAAcggccaccaccaccacgacGGCCGCCTCAACCGTGTCCTCGCGCAACCCGAGCCCACCCGTAATCCCACGCAAcccacaaaacaacaacaacaacaacaaccacgtCAACGGCGGAACCAGCGGGAATGCCGCGAAAAACTGTAACAACGAGACGCAAGCGGCTCCTGCTGCCGGCGTCACTAAAAATAATCTAGGTGAATTAGTGCAATTGTCTTAA